A genomic segment from Luteolibacter ambystomatis encodes:
- the htpG gene encoding molecular chaperone HtpG, giving the protein MSEATLEKHVFQAEIKQLLDLVVHSLYTDREIFLRELISNASDSMEKLRHLQGIEKDIQDAELPLEITITADAEGKTLTIEDRGIGMTREELVENLGTIAHSGTKAFLQAMKDSGGSPGNMIGQFGVGFYSAFMVADEVKVYTRSWRKGGEGLVWTSDGASGYTIEDAPEQTRGVKIVLHLKEGQTGYAEQSRIKHLIETYSNFVGFPILLGGERVNHVEALWLKNKADITEDEYKAFYQFTAKAFDEPAYRLHFSADAPIVINALLFIPSENPERWGMSKMEPAVALYCRKVLIDSAPKGLLPEWMRFVKGVIDSADIPLNISRETMQDSALVKKLGSVISKRVIKMFEKEAAADPEKYNAFYKKFERFFKEGVATDHANKDALAKLLRFESSMTEDGKLSSFSDYLTRAKDGQDKIYYLIGPNREQLESSPYLEAFKARGLEVVYFTDAIDEYVLETLGEVEGKQLVAISSAGVELEDSSHDGESLGTAETEALCTFLKDEFGDRVTTVSAGKRLVDSPIIALVPQDGMTPQMRRMMKAMDENFQDEVKVEIEINPRHALIRKLAAAKEGNPDVARLVALQLLDNALISAGLLEDARDTISRMNTLMEKAIG; this is encoded by the coding sequence ATGAGCGAAGCCACACTCGAAAAGCACGTCTTCCAGGCGGAAATCAAGCAACTGCTCGATCTCGTCGTCCACTCCCTCTACACCGACCGCGAGATCTTCCTGCGCGAGTTGATCTCGAACGCGTCCGACTCGATGGAGAAGCTGCGGCATCTCCAGGGCATCGAGAAGGACATCCAGGACGCGGAGCTGCCGCTGGAGATCACCATCACCGCGGATGCGGAAGGAAAGACCCTCACCATCGAGGACCGCGGCATTGGCATGACCCGGGAGGAGCTGGTGGAGAACCTCGGCACCATCGCCCACTCCGGCACCAAGGCCTTCCTCCAGGCGATGAAGGACAGCGGCGGCTCTCCGGGCAACATGATCGGCCAGTTCGGCGTGGGCTTCTACTCCGCCTTCATGGTGGCGGATGAGGTGAAGGTTTACACCCGGAGCTGGCGCAAGGGCGGCGAGGGCCTCGTCTGGACCAGCGATGGCGCCAGCGGCTACACCATCGAGGACGCGCCGGAGCAGACGCGCGGCGTGAAGATCGTGCTGCACCTGAAGGAAGGGCAGACCGGGTATGCGGAGCAGAGCCGTATCAAGCACCTCATCGAGACCTACAGCAATTTCGTCGGCTTCCCGATCCTGCTCGGAGGCGAGCGCGTCAACCACGTCGAGGCGCTGTGGCTCAAGAACAAGGCGGACATCACCGAGGACGAATACAAGGCCTTCTACCAGTTCACCGCGAAAGCCTTCGACGAACCCGCCTACCGCCTGCACTTCAGCGCGGACGCGCCCATCGTCATCAACGCGCTGCTCTTCATCCCATCGGAAAATCCCGAGCGCTGGGGCATGAGCAAGATGGAGCCCGCCGTGGCGCTGTATTGCCGCAAGGTGCTCATTGATTCCGCACCGAAGGGATTGCTGCCGGAGTGGATGCGCTTCGTGAAGGGCGTGATCGACAGCGCGGACATCCCGCTGAACATCTCGCGCGAGACGATGCAGGACAGCGCGCTCGTCAAGAAACTCGGCAGCGTGATCAGCAAGCGCGTGATCAAGATGTTCGAGAAGGAAGCCGCCGCCGATCCGGAGAAATACAACGCCTTCTACAAGAAGTTCGAGCGCTTCTTCAAGGAAGGCGTCGCCACCGACCACGCGAACAAGGACGCGCTCGCCAAGCTGCTGCGCTTCGAGTCTTCCATGACCGAGGATGGCAAGCTCTCCAGCTTCAGCGACTATCTCACCCGCGCGAAGGACGGCCAGGACAAGATCTATTACCTCATCGGCCCGAACCGCGAGCAGCTTGAGAGCAGCCCCTATCTGGAGGCCTTCAAGGCGCGCGGTCTGGAGGTCGTGTACTTCACCGATGCCATTGATGAATACGTGCTCGAAACCCTCGGCGAGGTCGAGGGCAAGCAGCTCGTCGCCATCAGCAGCGCGGGCGTGGAGCTGGAGGATTCCAGCCACGATGGCGAATCGCTCGGCACCGCGGAGACCGAGGCGCTCTGCACCTTCCTCAAGGATGAATTCGGCGACCGCGTCACCACCGTGTCCGCGGGCAAGCGCCTGGTGGACAGCCCGATCATCGCGCTCGTCCCGCAGGATGGCATGACGCCGCAGATGCGCCGCATGATGAAGGCGATGGACGAAAACTTCCAGGACGAGGTGAAGGTGGAGATCGAGATCAATCCCCGCCACGCACTCATCCGGAAGCTGGCCGCCGCGAAGGAAGGCAATCCGGACGTCGCCCGCCTCGTCGCGCTCCAGCTTCTCGACAACGCGCTCATTTCCGCGGGGCTGCTCGAGGATGCGCGCGATACCATCAGCCGCATGAACACGCTGATGGAAAAAGCGATCGGCTGA
- a CDS encoding beta strand repeat-containing protein, which translates to MKPKASLRTRLLQTAATLALLPGLSHAVETFINGTTANVNVNAGDSIGFDFFSNTAITLGTINGSTPATGPLPGWAHTQWGFLKYDGTQVVPVSNAEKAIGPGTLATATAPTTYFDGFSDSTVATSQSIGNLETTRDFLISNGATVDIALGGLMFHNQSHWLKVGSGSGFVTSSSGTLAIVANGGGDNYQVNEAVIKDYNGSTPLKLIKTGGDHFAINSANTYTGGTWVNNGRLRLDNTNSLGTGMARAVGTNSQLWFNANGTFANAIQIEGNGWSEGVGQLGAIRFSDGVVLGGPVALTGAARVVVNGGSTATISGALSGTAALELGTSTYDASGTLNLNGSSPGYTGAFTLTRGRANLNGTLGGSVIVNDGLTLGGTGTINGNLTVGTTAGAKLALTPGSPLTVLGTVTFEGPNKLTLPSLPANGTWPVMNHGGLAGAGGFTIDSSLYRKTVALDTSTPGVINLTVSGSNLPLVWTGAANTTWDVNGSTNWTAGSGNIPFLLGDDVLFDDTSTVNTVDLNAVVQPTSVTFNTANTYTLNAGNGNGITGPTGLTKNGTGTLVLGGTGSSYTGPVLLNAGTIKLNNWEPLGFTSGVTVAAGATLDFAGNAPAWSGRVTDYTVAGDGVDGFGALANSGGDIYEGSGIRNFTLSADASLGAKGGRFDLCRTNNSVGIITGNGHTLTLNADKGMGIRGDASGSPIHYVVAAGRVWVENSDKALGGTTGDVRVKSGARVGTYGTRTIATPVILESGGALYVEGGDTGTWTGAVSVTDAFTLDAGPNVLALTGTVTGAAALTKTGGNTAIVAHPSYTGNTTISAGTLSLGAATLDDSSTVNIADGAKLALTHGQADIVGALFINGVAMASGTYGATGSGAGIIDDAHFSGSGRLTVAGPGSYTAWAVSHGVGEANADDDHDGIRNGIEFLIGGNPAASGDGALLPVVMYPPGSVQFIYFRDGQAANYPSVVQYSSDLSVWTDAVDGVDGVSIVSDPSGVVTVTVPRALAVSSRLFLRLKLPVL; encoded by the coding sequence ATGAAACCCAAAGCTTCTCTCCGGACCCGCCTTCTGCAAACCGCAGCCACCCTGGCCCTGCTGCCGGGATTGAGCCACGCCGTTGAAACTTTTATCAACGGCACCACCGCCAACGTCAATGTGAATGCCGGTGACAGCATCGGCTTCGACTTCTTCTCGAATACCGCGATCACGCTGGGCACGATCAATGGTTCCACTCCCGCCACCGGGCCGCTGCCGGGCTGGGCCCATACCCAGTGGGGCTTCCTGAAATACGATGGCACGCAGGTGGTTCCGGTTTCGAATGCCGAGAAGGCCATCGGCCCCGGCACCCTCGCCACCGCCACGGCCCCCACGACTTACTTCGACGGCTTTTCCGACTCCACCGTGGCCACCAGCCAGTCGATCGGAAATCTGGAAACCACCCGCGATTTCCTCATCAGCAACGGTGCCACCGTGGATATCGCGCTCGGCGGCCTGATGTTTCACAACCAAAGCCACTGGCTGAAGGTCGGCAGCGGCAGCGGCTTCGTAACCTCGTCCTCCGGCACCCTCGCCATCGTGGCGAACGGGGGAGGAGACAACTACCAGGTCAATGAAGCGGTCATCAAGGACTACAACGGTTCCACGCCGCTCAAGCTCATCAAGACCGGGGGCGACCACTTCGCGATCAATTCCGCCAACACCTACACCGGCGGCACCTGGGTCAACAACGGCCGTCTGAGGCTGGATAACACCAACTCGCTGGGCACCGGCATGGCGCGGGCGGTCGGCACCAATTCGCAGCTCTGGTTCAATGCCAACGGCACCTTCGCGAATGCGATCCAGATCGAGGGCAATGGTTGGTCGGAAGGCGTGGGCCAGCTCGGGGCGATCCGCTTCAGCGATGGGGTGGTGCTCGGCGGGCCGGTGGCGCTCACGGGAGCGGCCCGCGTGGTGGTGAATGGCGGTTCCACCGCCACCATCAGCGGCGCCCTGAGCGGCACCGCCGCGCTGGAGTTGGGAACCAGCACCTACGATGCGTCCGGCACCCTCAATCTCAATGGAAGCTCCCCCGGCTACACCGGCGCGTTCACCCTGACCCGCGGCCGGGCGAACCTCAACGGGACCCTGGGCGGCAGCGTCATCGTCAATGACGGGCTCACCCTCGGCGGCACCGGCACGATCAACGGCAATCTCACGGTGGGCACCACCGCCGGGGCCAAGCTGGCCCTCACTCCGGGCTCCCCGCTCACGGTGCTGGGAACGGTGACCTTCGAGGGGCCGAACAAGCTCACGCTTCCCTCGCTGCCCGCGAACGGCACCTGGCCGGTCATGAATCACGGCGGGCTGGCGGGAGCGGGCGGCTTCACGATCGACAGCAGCCTCTACCGCAAGACCGTGGCGCTGGATACCTCCACCCCCGGCGTCATCAATCTCACCGTGTCCGGCAGCAACCTGCCGCTGGTCTGGACCGGCGCGGCGAATACCACCTGGGATGTGAATGGCAGCACGAACTGGACCGCGGGCTCGGGCAACATTCCCTTCCTGCTGGGGGATGACGTCCTGTTCGACGATACATCTACGGTGAATACCGTAGATCTGAACGCCGTGGTCCAGCCGACCTCCGTCACCTTCAACACCGCGAACACGTACACGCTGAATGCCGGCAATGGCAATGGCATCACCGGTCCCACGGGCCTCACCAAGAACGGCACCGGCACGCTGGTGCTCGGCGGCACCGGCAGCAGCTATACCGGACCGGTTCTGCTGAATGCGGGCACCATCAAGCTGAACAACTGGGAGCCGCTTGGCTTCACCTCCGGAGTGACGGTGGCCGCGGGAGCGACGCTGGATTTCGCCGGCAATGCACCCGCGTGGTCCGGCCGCGTGACGGACTACACCGTGGCGGGGGATGGCGTGGACGGCTTCGGCGCGCTGGCCAACAGCGGCGGCGATATTTATGAAGGCTCCGGCATCCGGAACTTCACCTTGTCCGCGGATGCCTCGCTGGGGGCGAAGGGTGGCCGCTTCGATCTCTGCCGGACCAACAACAGCGTGGGCATCATCACCGGCAACGGCCATACCCTCACGCTCAATGCCGACAAGGGCATGGGCATCCGCGGGGATGCCTCCGGTTCACCCATCCACTACGTGGTGGCCGCGGGCCGTGTCTGGGTCGAGAATTCCGACAAGGCCCTCGGCGGCACCACCGGAGACGTGCGGGTGAAAAGCGGCGCACGCGTCGGCACCTATGGCACACGGACCATCGCCACTCCGGTGATCCTCGAATCCGGCGGCGCCCTGTATGTGGAGGGCGGCGATACCGGCACCTGGACGGGAGCGGTTTCCGTGACGGATGCCTTCACGCTGGATGCAGGCCCGAACGTGCTGGCCCTGACCGGGACGGTGACAGGTGCCGCCGCATTGACGAAGACCGGCGGCAACACCGCCATCGTGGCCCATCCTTCCTATACGGGAAATACCACGATCAGCGCGGGCACGCTCTCCCTGGGAGCGGCCACGCTGGATGACAGCTCCACGGTCAACATCGCCGATGGCGCGAAGCTGGCGCTGACCCACGGCCAGGCGGACATCGTGGGCGCACTGTTCATCAACGGTGTCGCCATGGCCTCCGGCACCTATGGGGCCACCGGTTCCGGTGCCGGCATCATCGATGACGCGCACTTCTCCGGCAGCGGCCGTCTCACGGTGGCCGGTCCCGGCAGCTATACCGCCTGGGCCGTGAGCCATGGGGTGGGGGAGGCGAATGCGGATGACGATCACGATGGCATCCGGAACGGCATCGAGTTCCTCATCGGCGGAAATCCCGCGGCCTCCGGCGATGGCGCTCTCCTGCCGGTGGTGATGTATCCGCCGGGCAGCGTGCAGTTCATCTATTTCCGGGACGGCCAGGCTGCGAACTACCCTTCCGTCGTCCAATACAGCTCGGATCTGAGCGTTTGGACGGACGCGGTGGATGGGGTGGATGGGGTGTCCATTGTCTCCGATCCCAGCGGGGTCGTGACGGTGACGGTGCCGCGGGCTCTGGCCGTATCCTCCCGTCTTTTCCTGCGCCTGAAGCTGCCGGTCTTGTGA
- a CDS encoding alpha/beta fold hydrolase, translated as MKNNLIHGCLVVLSSACTFGAPADAPQTASFVSNGVKIAYATRGQGPPVVLIHGWTVDYATNWERPGVSTKLAERFRVIELDVRGHGGSDKPKEENLYGKEVVEDVTRLLDHLKIRKAHIVGYSMGGTIGLNFTFQHPDRVLSLVIGGMGWQNPDEKLQGLMDQLGKLDKNAEPTALCGRSMSKLWLTQDQLKSMKTPVSVVVGDRDPIRFLYVRPLEAARPDWPVTVIKDSDHISCVTNAEFPEVLVKALSVER; from the coding sequence ATGAAAAACAATCTTATCCATGGCTGCCTTGTTGTGCTCTCCAGCGCCTGTACCTTTGGCGCTCCTGCGGATGCGCCGCAAACGGCGTCCTTCGTGTCCAATGGTGTGAAGATCGCCTACGCCACGCGCGGGCAAGGGCCGCCGGTCGTGCTCATCCACGGCTGGACGGTCGACTACGCGACCAACTGGGAAAGGCCCGGCGTCAGTACGAAACTGGCGGAACGCTTCCGTGTGATCGAGCTGGACGTGCGCGGCCACGGCGGCTCGGACAAGCCGAAGGAAGAGAACCTCTACGGCAAGGAAGTGGTCGAGGATGTCACCCGGCTGCTCGATCATCTCAAGATCCGCAAGGCGCACATCGTCGGCTACTCGATGGGCGGCACCATCGGGCTGAACTTCACCTTCCAGCACCCCGACCGCGTCCTCTCGCTGGTGATCGGCGGCATGGGTTGGCAGAACCCGGACGAAAAGCTCCAGGGGTTGATGGATCAGCTCGGCAAGCTCGACAAGAACGCCGAGCCCACGGCGCTGTGCGGACGCAGCATGTCAAAGCTGTGGCTCACGCAGGACCAGCTCAAGTCGATGAAGACTCCCGTGAGTGTCGTGGTGGGCGACCGCGATCCCATCCGCTTCCTGTATGTGAGGCCGCTGGAGGCCGCACGACCGGATTGGCCGGTCACGGTCATCAAGGATTCCGATCACATCAGTTGCGTCACCAATGCGGAATTCCCGGAGGTGCTGGTGAAGGCGCTGTCGGTGGAGCGGTGA
- a CDS encoding sensor histidine kinase — protein MIPHGAPAFLSRVLLAMAGLMLPGPGDEGRTYLNRVWQMSEGLSNNGVNSICQDAQGYIWAATFNGIDRFDGMKFENFTTRDGLPSNHVVCVFADSRGRLWVGTIAGIAWRENGTWKKLPDGPKGNAYLREASDGTIWAACDDQIWKISGDRATHMDVPGSNPNLHALLPDDAGGMWILGRSNVYHCTRDGEPQELRGPWTDDLEGLTRDREGRLVVCGNGMIVRRDADGWTDLCPLIPGSTEDAIHTCMTTADGTLWLATRNAGLVYLDGKATDRLDTPATISVNDTRCLFIDRQGSLWVGTNGGGLNQLRRRMFDSYGHAEGLGRAVTTAIVSGPDGVLRIGTNGSGVVRKEGARFVPDLRGTGLPERVPVWSMAYDKEGALWVGAYRDPLFRVKDGRASQVASMFPEGAPYTQFLSLHASRDGGLLLGMSGYGLRRLEGGSCRVLLEKPYVWNIYDTLEDSHGNLWAAAGREGVWLSGKEGWRDMRPETGVAYMNAAVLTESAGRGVWIGTLGQGLIQWRDGRAKRWTGKEGLVNDAICQIEADDRGYLWLATEGGLQRLELAELENSPGLGGPPLHGVSFSHADGLPPGQFTTGHGTLSLKAPDGSLWFSLSGGAIHVDPAVELMEPAAPVVHIESAANNRGRLWQFETATTRDRLVQPAGAGTLLIHFTAPYFIHPEKLRFRYRMSGLETEWREAGSERTAGYAMPPPGEYRFEVMAATSGSGWPATPTVMTVVVQPFFWQTVGFRVIATAAGFIALGIGMRTWTERRMKRRMARLEEETRLERERRRIASDLHDDLGATLSEINFIGTFSAVTYTDHPVRDNLQHIVTRAQRMAKSLDEIVWTVNPTHDNLSSVARYLCSRSQESLRTAGIRCRLDVSEDLPEVTFDSQLRHHLLMAVNEIIHNVMKHSGATECMLSIHREQDELVISVRDNGRGFRRSECPADRNGLTNLERRMNEIHGSFEITSTPGQGTLAVLRSPLPLQK, from the coding sequence ATGATCCCGCATGGTGCCCCTGCCTTTCTTTCCCGCGTCCTGCTGGCGATGGCGGGACTGATGTTGCCGGGCCCGGGCGATGAAGGGCGGACGTATCTGAACCGCGTCTGGCAGATGAGCGAGGGGCTGTCCAACAACGGAGTGAACTCCATTTGCCAGGACGCGCAGGGATACATCTGGGCCGCCACCTTCAATGGAATCGACCGCTTCGATGGCATGAAGTTCGAGAACTTCACCACGCGCGATGGACTTCCCAGCAATCACGTTGTCTGCGTGTTCGCGGACAGCAGGGGGCGCCTGTGGGTCGGCACCATCGCCGGGATCGCATGGCGGGAGAACGGCACGTGGAAGAAGCTGCCGGACGGCCCGAAGGGGAACGCCTACCTGCGCGAAGCATCCGATGGCACGATCTGGGCCGCCTGCGATGATCAAATCTGGAAGATCTCCGGCGATCGCGCCACCCACATGGACGTGCCGGGCTCCAATCCGAATCTTCACGCGCTGCTGCCGGATGATGCGGGGGGCATGTGGATCCTCGGCCGCAGCAACGTTTACCACTGCACCCGTGATGGAGAGCCGCAGGAACTTCGCGGCCCGTGGACCGACGATCTGGAAGGACTGACCCGTGATCGCGAGGGACGGCTGGTGGTGTGCGGGAATGGCATGATCGTGAGACGGGATGCGGACGGCTGGACGGACCTGTGTCCGCTCATTCCCGGCAGCACGGAGGATGCGATCCATACCTGCATGACCACGGCGGATGGCACGCTGTGGCTGGCCACGCGCAATGCGGGTCTGGTCTATCTGGATGGAAAAGCGACGGACCGCCTCGACACGCCGGCCACCATCTCGGTCAATGACACCCGCTGCCTTTTCATCGACCGCCAGGGAAGCCTGTGGGTGGGCACGAACGGCGGCGGACTGAACCAACTGCGCCGCCGGATGTTCGACAGCTACGGCCATGCCGAGGGACTCGGGCGTGCCGTGACCACCGCCATCGTGAGCGGGCCGGACGGAGTGCTGCGGATCGGCACGAACGGCTCGGGCGTGGTGCGCAAGGAGGGAGCGCGTTTCGTGCCGGACCTGCGGGGCACCGGACTGCCGGAGCGCGTTCCGGTGTGGTCGATGGCTTATGACAAGGAGGGAGCGTTGTGGGTGGGAGCCTACCGCGATCCCCTGTTCCGGGTGAAGGATGGCCGGGCCTCGCAGGTGGCGTCCATGTTCCCGGAAGGCGCTCCCTACACGCAGTTTCTCTCTCTCCACGCCTCGCGCGATGGCGGGCTGCTGCTGGGGATGAGCGGCTACGGGCTGCGCAGGCTGGAGGGAGGATCGTGCCGCGTGCTACTAGAAAAACCGTACGTTTGGAACATCTACGACACGCTGGAAGACTCGCACGGGAACCTGTGGGCCGCGGCGGGCAGGGAGGGCGTGTGGCTTTCCGGGAAAGAAGGCTGGCGGGACATGCGGCCTGAGACGGGCGTCGCTTACATGAATGCGGCGGTACTGACGGAAAGCGCGGGCCGCGGCGTGTGGATCGGCACGCTCGGACAGGGATTGATCCAGTGGCGGGATGGCCGTGCGAAACGCTGGACCGGAAAGGAAGGCCTGGTCAATGACGCGATCTGCCAGATCGAGGCGGATGACCGGGGTTATCTCTGGCTGGCGACGGAAGGTGGCTTGCAGCGGCTCGAGCTGGCGGAGCTGGAGAATTCGCCGGGCCTCGGGGGCCCACCCTTGCATGGGGTGAGCTTCAGCCATGCGGATGGCCTGCCACCAGGACAGTTCACCACGGGTCATGGCACCCTGTCCCTCAAAGCGCCGGATGGCTCGCTGTGGTTTTCGTTGTCAGGTGGTGCGATCCATGTGGACCCTGCGGTGGAATTGATGGAGCCGGCCGCGCCAGTGGTTCACATCGAGAGCGCCGCGAACAACCGTGGCAGGCTTTGGCAATTCGAGACCGCCACGACACGCGACCGGCTCGTGCAGCCCGCGGGCGCGGGCACGCTGCTGATCCACTTCACCGCGCCGTATTTCATCCACCCGGAGAAATTGCGCTTCCGCTACCGCATGAGCGGATTGGAGACGGAGTGGCGGGAGGCGGGAAGCGAACGCACCGCCGGCTACGCGATGCCGCCGCCGGGCGAATACCGCTTCGAGGTGATGGCCGCCACCTCCGGCAGCGGATGGCCCGCGACCCCCACGGTGATGACCGTGGTAGTCCAGCCGTTTTTCTGGCAGACGGTGGGATTCCGCGTCATTGCCACGGCGGCGGGATTCATCGCACTGGGCATCGGCATGCGGACATGGACGGAGCGCCGGATGAAGCGGAGGATGGCGAGACTGGAGGAGGAGACCCGCCTGGAACGCGAACGCAGACGCATCGCCAGCGACCTGCACGATGATCTCGGAGCCACCCTCAGCGAGATCAATTTCATCGGAACCTTCTCCGCCGTCACCTACACCGACCATCCCGTGCGGGACAATCTCCAGCACATCGTGACCCGTGCGCAGCGGATGGCGAAGTCCCTGGACGAGATCGTGTGGACCGTAAACCCCACGCACGACAACCTTTCATCGGTGGCACGCTATCTCTGCTCACGCAGCCAGGAGAGCCTCCGGACCGCAGGCATCCGCTGCCGCCTGGACGTATCCGAGGACCTCCCGGAGGTGACCTTCGATTCGCAACTCCGGCATCACCTGCTGATGGCGGTGAACGAAATCATCCACAACGTGATGAAGCACTCCGGAGCCACCGAGTGCATGCTGTCCATTCACCGGGAGCAGGACGAGCTGGTCATTTCCGTGCGGGACAACGGCCGCGGCTTCCGCCGCTCGGAATGCCCCGCGGATCGGAACGGGCTGACCAATCTCGAACGCCGGATGAATGAAATCCACGGCAGCTTTGAAATCACCAGCACGCCCGGCCAGGGCACCCTCGCCGTCCTTCGTTCGCCACTGCCGCTTCAGAAATGA